GCTGCTGCGGGTCCTTGCTCAGAATAAACTGACGATCCCATTTTtcacggatggggaaactgagtcacggagaGGCGAAGGGACGGACCCCAAAGGTCACCCAGCACGTCAGGGCCAAAGAACCCAGGAACCCTGGCTCCCTGTCCCGCCCTGTTGTAATCAGTAGACCACGCCAGAGGCCGGTATAGAACCCAGCAGCCCCCTGAGCCCCCCGTTAGAGCCGTGACCTCCCAGAGCAGCCGGCCCTACCTGGGAGCGGCACCGGCTGTGTTGGTTGTGGTGGATGGTACGCCGACGTTGCCACTGGTGGATGGAGTCCTGCGCTTCTAGGCTGATTTGCCGGGTCACCATGGCCGACTGGAAGTTGCTGATGTGGTAAAGAGCCCCGAACCAGGTGGTGAGGTAGTAGCCGcctgcaggaggggtggggaggaatgcgGGGCTCAGACGTCAGGGGCCCGGGGGCATGCCCGTCACCGCTAGGGGCTGGCGCGCAGAGAGGATAAAGGGACTACGACTGGTGCCGGTGAAGGGAGACCTGCCCCCCTACAGTCTCCGTGGCCTGTTTGCTTCTCACGCGCTGTCCTGAGCTGCAAGGCAGCCGGGTGGCGCCAGCTTCCCCCCTGAGCCCCGCGAGGCCCCACCAGCTCAGCTCAGCCAAGGAGCCatcggggggctgcgggtgtgtgccACCCAGGCACTGCTGACCAGGGCACGGCTCGACTGGGGAGAGCGGGAAAACGCTCAGCACCCGCTTTCCAACCCCACGAGCCACTGGGTCGGCCAGCCCGGCTGCAGGCTCACCCCTAGCGGGGGCATCCACAGACAGCCTGCGGGTCCCCAGCCCGGCTGGGGAAGGACGGGGTCAGGGCTCTGACCTTCTCCCTGCAGCTGGCTGGGGTCCAGCAGCTCCATCATGTACTCGACGTCCAGCTGCACCGAGACGATGTCGCACTTCACCAGGACGTaggtcaggacaggcaggaagtcGTCCGCCCCGTAGACCTctgagcagagagagacaggcGGTGAGAACGCCCCCCTTGGGGCCAGTCCCAATTCCCCGGGGTTGGGAGGGTTCGATCCCACCCCCTGCAGGGGCAAGTCCCAATACCcacgggggggaagggagggggcggggagactGATTCCATCCACCCTGGAGTGGCCAGTTCCAAtaccctgtgtgtgtggggggggggggggggggggggggggggctcgatCCCACCCCTTGCGGGGCCAGTCCCAATacccctggtggggggagggtttgatTCCCCGCCACCCCCAGCGGCCAGTCCCAGTACCCTGGGGAGGGGCTCGAGCCCACCTCCTGCAGGGGCCAGTCCCAATACCCCAAGTTACGGGATGTCCACAGTACCCCACACAATCCCCCCCCAAAACAGAGACCCATcaaggctggggggcagagatggcAGCTCAGGAACACTtcacaggggcagggggagacaggGCTGTCTCAGGGAGGGTGTAGGATGCCAtctttgggggctggggggcagctaAGTGGGGTCCCATGCGGTAGCAGGGGTTCCCCAGGACCTGGGTGCAGGTTTCCCTGGCAGCCTCgtgccgcccccgcccccccaccccagccagcctccccTACCCTTGCCACCCGTGCCGTGGTTCATGGCCTCGTAGATCAGCTTGCAGGCCTTGAGCAGCTGGGCCTCCTTCTTCTTGGGCGAGTAGGCCTGGTGCATCTGGACCAGCTTGGCCTGGATGCGCTCGAGGGCCGGGGCGTCGGGGACGTTGGCCGTCACCCCCAGCTCCGCCAGGCTCTGGCGGCCCATGGTCAGCTGGTGGTCGCGCAGCTTCTGCAGACTCCCATCCCGGCTGTGAAACTCCAGGAGCTGGCCGTAGATGCAGTCCCGCAGCGGCTTCAGGACACACTTGTACAGGGCCGTCTCCACCAGGGAGCCtgtgggggggggacggggacggagaGAGGGGGTCAAGCCGGGGGGCGTCTGGCACAGGGCAAGAGCTCGGGGGCCCCGGATCAGGAACCTCGTCTCCATTGGGCCTGCTACATGGGGTCAGGCAACTGGGGCTGGGGCCCTGGAGGGCAGAGGAAGCTGCACAAGTGACGAGGGAAGGGgagttcagtggttagggcagggggggctgggagccaggactcttgggttctctcccagctcggggaggggagtggggtcgagtggttagagcaggggaggctgggagcctggactcctgggttctctccccagctcggggaggggagtgtgatACCACACACACCAACCCCAGAGCACTTTGTTCTCTCCCTTAAAGCATCGCTAACcctgcaccctgccctgccccgtctGGTGGAGCTGGGACCCGTTATCCGCTGCCCCGCCCGAGccgccccccttccctgcctggctccccgGCCCTGGCACCAAGCTGTCCTCCCCCAGGAGCGAGGGGAGcctctgggcccccccccccagcaccaagGGGCCAGGCCCGGTTCCCCTTTAAGAGCTGTCCTCTGGCCCCCCCCAGtccccccccagcttcctgctcaggcgtTCACTGACACCCCGGAGCCAGGGCGGATGCTGCAGCGGGTTGGGGGGCGGTTTGACCACAGTGGCCTTTCCGGCTGCATTTACAGACAGCGCTTCCTGGAGGGGCTATTTATaaccctggggcgggggggggggtcccccgcTACTAGCTTACCCGTGACAGCCTCcatcttgggggggcgggggaaatctAGTCggggcccttccccccaccaattGCCTGAGccaaccctgcccctgccccaagatcggggggggagtctgggcaacctccccccccgggccccagcgcgtctcacccccaccccagggatggAAGCATGTGGGGGGTGGTAAATGACTGGGGGTGGGAAATGACGGGGAGCAGGCTGGACCAAAGCGGTGACCTTAAGGTGGGATCCACTgagccagccccccacctcccccaccgcCTTGAGAATTCCTCACATGGGGGAGGACGTCTCTCTTCTTCTGTATCCCGtacccagcccccagcccgcccccatCCTGCCgccccccccatacccagccaCCCCCATCCTACTGCCCCCCCGTACCCagcccccagccactgccccccacATCTTGAACCCAAAACCCAGCTCCCagatgcctcccctcccccagctcacagacgACCCTACCCCCTTGAGCCCAATGCCCAGTTCCCAGCTGACGCCCCTCACCCCTTTGAGTCCCCCCTAGCCAGCGGACGCCCCCCGCCCCGTACCCAGGTCCACGTCCTCGAGGTCCCCGTACTCCCAGGCGTCCTGCAGCTCCGAGCTCTCGCACAGGTAGCCCTTGAGGCTGCTCATCGTCTGGCGGATCTCCTGCAGCAGGTCGGTGCTGGTGGGGTGCCGGGCCGCCCCGCCCCGCAGCACGTGCCCCACGAAGTTCTGCACCAGGCCCCCGACGTAGGAGGCCGGCTCCTGCGTCAGCTCCTGGACCCGCTTGGCCAGCCGGCGCTCGGCCGAGAGGAAGCTGGTCAGGGCGCTGCCCACGGCCGACAGCCGGTGCAGGACCCGGCCTGACAGCGCGGCTGACTGGTGCTTCTTGCGGGGCGTGGCCGGGTGGGCGTCGGGCTCCTCTTCCACGCTGCTGACCGACAGCGAGTCCAGCTCGGGGATGGGCGGCAGGAGCAGGCTGTCCCGGGCGCCCAGCAGCGAGGACTCCGAGTGGGACTTCTTCAGCGCCCAGGGGGCGTCCAAGGCCCCCTCGATCCAAGAGACCCGGTGCGGGGAGGCCGGGCCCTCCTGCCTCTCGGTCGGCGGCGGGGACACCTGGTCCTCCGACATGTTCCAGGCCGGACGGCGTAGTAGCAGTTTCCGTTTCACCGAGGCCGGTGGGGCATCGCCTGCTAGGGGGGAGACGGGGGGAGGGCGCTGAGGGGTTGGCGTCTTGCTCACCCAGTGGCAGCCCCCTAGAGCGCGGCTCACGCCCTTTGCACCACGCAGAGCCCCCCCCCGGAGCGTTATCccaggataacaacctactacaaGGCTCGGCGCAAAAGGGAGCAACTCCTTTGTGTCTAGCTGGCCACTAGGGGCTATGGGGTGAGGAATTTACACCCCCTCCCTACCCCTGATCCTGAGTGCAGGGCAATTCCGCCCCCCAGGAGCCTgcaatttggggggtgggggacgacccctgtgggagaggagaaagggagcGGCCTAGGCATGAAGTCTGAGCCAGGATGGGCGTGTTACACAGATGCCCCAACGCCATTGAGTCCCAGCACACACTCGCCCCCCAAGCCCGATCCCaacacctccacccccaaactgGTAGGCCACTGGCGCTTACCTTTGCCCGGCTCCCCCTCCTTCCCGGGCTCCAGGGCTCCCAACTGGCCCATCTCGGCGTCGGCAGGCGCCGGCGGCTTGTCCAACAGGCCAGGGCCCTGCCCGTTTTTCAGCCGGATGGTGCCCCCTCTCTCGGGCAGGTGGAACGGGGGCGGCACCCCAGCGGGGAGCCAGCCCTCGCTGCTGTGCTCCGACAGGAAGAGAGGGTTGATGATGAAGAGCGCCCCGTCCTCTGACGTCACCCGGATGCAGCAGGCCGGGCCGCTCATCTCCGGGGCGTTGGGGGACTCGGGGCTGGACCCCatgttctcttcctcctcctcgcctGTGGCCGACGGCTTAAAGGgaggactccagaaccctgccggGGACACCGGGCAGCAGGAGACAGACATGAGTGCCTGGGCAGATGTAACCcagcttgggggcgggggggtcagcgCTGTGTGCTGAGGGTAGGACACAGGTACCTTTCCTGCCCCACTGTCATGCTCTGGGGCTTACTAGttaaagtggggtggggtggggtggggagggctgggaaccaggactcctgggttctatccccagctctggaagaggagtggggtccagtggttagagcaggggggctgggagccaggattcctgggttctctcatcCGGCTGCATACAGAGGTCGAACATTGAGCGCCTCTACCCACGAGGCGACCTGACCCCATTCCTCCCTCGCCCCCGAGTGAGGGTGTCTGGCTTCCTCGCGGAGGCCCTGGCTGGGGGTGAAATTGCCCGCGGGCGGAGCACTCACTCATGCCCAGGGCCGCACAGCTGTTCAGCTCGGCCCTGCCGAGGTGTTGCAAGGCGGCCGGGAGCCGCAGCGGGAGGGGCAGCACGTCCCTGCAAGCAAGAGAGACCAGGAGCCAGTTAGCGGAGGGCTgtagggagaaggggcagtgcaggAAGGACCCTCCCGATGCCCGCACTGGCCAGGGTCCTGCCCTCCTGGCACCATCCAGCCCCCCGCACCAGACGCCCGCACTGGCCAGGGCCCTGGAGTGGAAgaagcaggggtgctgcaggggaggggcatgCCCCATGCTGGGTGGCTGCAGGAGGAAGTCACCGTggccaccctgcccccacccccgcagcttccTCAAACCCAGGCAAGCACCCATAAATTGCACTTCCCGGAATGCTGGGCTAGGGGTCGGGGAATGCCCCCACCCCTGAAGAGTGCCCCCATCACACACTCACATCCCCTCTGCGAGGGGGCTTTTCACCtgatgagtggggtgggggcaggttaTTGGGTCTTTAaaagggagtggagtggggaatcaggaatcctggctcccagactcccttctgtaaccactagaccccactcccttcccagagctggggtagaacccaggagtcctggctcccagcccataACTGATAGAGGCAAAGGCCTAGCCCTGGAGACAGGAGAGCAGAGACTCAGGGAAAGTGTCACCTGCACGTTCCCACCCCTGACCCAGCCCCGCTCACCTGCTCACGGAGAGGAAGGCGACCAGTTCCAGGAGCCCCAGGAAACGCAGTTGGGACCCTTCCAGGGAAacagctggaagagagagagatggggtctGAGAGACAGAGCGGGGCCCCAGTGCAGCCTAGGTGCTGGGGGCGGTGGagaaggggagggctgggaggtTGCAGGGGGCTTGCCCAGTAGCAGAAACTGGCTGGAAGTTTTCCTCAGTCAGGAGATTCTCTTGAGCTCTTAAGAAGTGGcttgttctggggtggggcacgtcCCAGGCCAGGCCAGTTCCAAAGgttgagtgtgtgtatgtgtgggtggaTCTGAGTGACAGGGCCTCCAGtgccagacccccctccccagtctgTGCTCCCCATAGCACCAGACTGCCAGAAACACTCCCCGATCCCATGTCCCCGATGGGGAATCAGAGGCTCCAAGAAATGAAGAAACAAGGTGATGCAGagagtccatggcagagcaggaaaggaacccaggagtcctggctcccagcctcctgctctactcactagaccccactcccctcccagagctggggaggggacccaggagtcctgacaccaaGCCAcctccccactctaaccactagacagtggttctcaaactttttttttcccacgTACCACTTGAAAATCCTGaaggtctcggcggaccacttaatgatctttccaaatgttgtttgtaccgttagctaactattgcaacgcgctttggataaaagcgctatattaaaaaaaaacttaataataactaactatttttgttctacaaataaaagcccaCGACTCATATTTTCATATCAATagttttacctttctaatgcgagctggggctgggaaggagggggaggggtgtctcaccctctctcccctgccgcggcagcccccgagctggggctgggaaggagcggggctctcaccctctctcccctgccgcagcagcccccgagctggggctgggaagggagggggtctcacactctctcccctgccgcggcagcccccgagctggggctgggaaggagcggggCTCTCACActctctcccctgccgcagcagcccccgagctggggctgggaagggagggggtctctccctctctcccctgccgtggcagcccccgagctggggctgggaaagggcgggggggaggggggtctcttcccagcagccacagccctggagctggggaaagttgcctctttctctggccgctgcagccttgcatgtcccaaattccccccaccccctcttctcaccccactgctccctccgaCCTACCCCCTATcctccccaaggccaccacctcaccttacatgtgcgtctgcgcagctccactaattcgGTGGGTGGCCCGTCAGTCTCTCGTGTGCGGCCGCCCAGGGAATAGGGGCCCAGGGCAgtccttagagggaactatccgtggaccgCCTGAATGGAGttcgcggaccactggtggtccatggaccacagtttgagaacctctgcactagaccccactcccctccctgagctgggaagagagcccaggactcctgacacccagccacctccctgctctaaccactagaccccattcccctcccagagctggggagagaacccaggagtcctggctcccagcccccccctgctctaaccactatcTGGCACTGTTCGGCACTCATTTAAATCAGGTACAAGCCTGGGCTATTTCCTGACTCTCCCAGCTCTGGTCTGCACTGACGCCTCAGGGGCAAGACCGaggccctggctggctccagggtgGCCGTACCGCGATCTGTTCCCTTCAGGACTGCCCTGAGTAACCCCatcgccccccccgcccccgccgcacCAGGCACAGAACACGTCTGCAGCAGAGATCAGCAGAGATAAGCCGCCCCGGTTCTTCCCAGAAGCAAGGAGGAAGCTACGACAGGCTGCCCTGATGCCAgcgcagggtgggggtgcgggcacGGCTGGGGCCTTCACATCACTGACCCTGGGGCTGATGGAGTTTCtggctggggatagaacccaagagcccgggggcgggggggatttttCTATCCACCTGCTTGACCTTGGGCCCAGACTTGCCATCACtccgtgtctcagtttccccccagTCAGCTCTGCACCAAGCTaagctctgccccttctccacctccagcagctgcctcctctccccatcacAGCCCCCCACCCTTCCAACACCCCCAGCCACGAGGATCTGTCCACAACCTGCAACCCCCCCTGGACTGCCAAGCCAGATGCACCTTTGAGAGAAACCTGGCAGGAGCACCGGACAGGGAGctcggacacctgggttccatccaTCCTCGGCTCCTTCACCAGGAAGAAGGAAAGGGGTTGATGGAGGAAAAGGAGTTCCTTGCTGGGAATgggaatccaggagtcctgggttcaatcccctcCCTTCCGCTCTCCATCTGAGCTTGGGCCAAGAGCTGTcatcttcctgtgcctcagtttacgcCATCTATCCTAAAAATGGAGATGATTTAACCTCCCCACTAAGATGTCTtaaatgggggaaactgaggcacagaaaggggaacagAGTTGCTCAAGGCTACATAGTGAGTTAGGAGAAAGAgggccaggagtcctgactcccagcccacgccctggtctaaccactagacctcactcctctcccagcaccggggatagaacccaggagtcctggctcccagccccccctgctctaaccactagaccccactcccctcccagagctggggagagaacccaggagtcctggctcccagcccccttgctcTAATCACTTGACTGAACTCCTCCCTAGCTGGGAGCtgccctttcctgccccacataCCTCACCAAGGAAGCATGAGCTGGGCAGGGGCGAAGCTCAGAGCCTGGTGCTGAAACCCAGAGCAGCATTACTATTGGGAGCAGCCGGCTGCgtcctgggggggtgggtgggtctaGCCCCTCCCCGGGGTCCCCGGCATGGCATCAGATCCTTCCCCCTCCAGGCTTTTGCGATAGCTGGGGCCCTTCCCTTTTCTTGTTTAGCAGGAGGAAACGACATCACCGACCTCAGAACTTTATGGGCTGGTTGTATCATCCAGCTGTTGTCAAGGCAGTGGGGACTAGAGGTTAGAGCAGGAAAAACTGatgtccggactcctgggttccacccccagctcggggagggaaGCGGGGTCtactggtcagagcagggggctgggcgtcaggactcccgggttccatccctggctccGCTGACGTGCTGCGAGAGCCCAGACAGGTGGCTCCCGGGGGCTGGGGCGCCGGCTGACCCCTCTGCAATGAGCCCAGCCGCTGCCCCGACCTACCCGAGCCGCTCTCCTTGATGTGGAAACGGCAGACGGCTCCGGCTTGGTGCCCCTCTCCGCTGCTCTGCACCGACAGCACCTTGAGCTCCCCGCTCCCCGCGCCGGTCACCAGGaacgtctggggaggggagagagttcGGCAGGTTTGGAAGGGAGCCGGCTGGTGGGTCTGGGTGAGGGCCCCAGGGCCTGTCTCTGGAGGCCGGTTTGTGGGGTCCCAAGcggagacgggggtgggggggggcagtctggCTCTCTCCATGCCCCACAGGGCCTTGGTTTGTCCCCGAAGCTTGCAGTCTGACCCCTGCCTGCCAGGAACGGTGCTAATGGCAGCCCCAGGGCGTTAGCCACCTCAGTGCCAGCCCTCCCCGGGGCCGGAGGGAGGAAAAGGGGATGGTGTAGCCCCTAGCCCCCCAGCCGTCTCCTTACAGCCCCGCCCACCTTCCAGCTTCACCCCTGCACACCTTACGGCCCCGCCCACCTTACAGCTCCACCCCCCGGTCCACCTTAAAGCCCTGCCCAccttccagccccacccagccacctccttACAGCCCCGCCTACCTTCCAGCTTCACCCCCACCCACCTTACAGCTCCACCCCTGTCCACCTTAAAGCCCTGCCCACCTTCCAGCTTCACCCCCGCCCaccttccagccccagccccgcccaccttccagccccgccccgcccaccTTCCACACCCGCCCCccttccagccccgcccccgcccaccttccagccccgcccccgcccaccttccagccccgcccaccttccagccccacccctgcccacctTCCAGCCCCGCCCaccttccagccccacccctgcccacctTCCAGCCCCgcccaccttccagctccagccccgcccaccttccagctccagccccgcccaccttccagccccgcccccgcccaccttccagccccgcccaccttccagctccaccccgcccaccttccagccccaccccgcccaccttccagccccgcccaccttccagccccgcccccgcccaccttccagccccgcccccgcccaccttccagctccgcccaccttccagctccagccccgcccACCTTCCAGCCCCGCCCACCTTCCAGCTCCACCCCCGCCCACCTTCCAACCCCgcccaccttccagctccagccccgcccACCTTCCAGTCCCGCCCACCTTCCAGCTCCACCCTGCCCACCTTCCAGCCCCACCCACCTTCCAGCTCCACCCCGCCCACCTTCCAGCTCCACCCCGCCCACCTTCCAGCCCCATTACCTCCTTACAGCCCCTCCCACcttccagctccaccccccatCCACCTTACAGCACGGCCCAccttccagctccacccccatccaccTTACAGCCCCGCCCATTTTAtagctccccacacccaccttACGGCCCCACCCACCTTACAGCTCCATCCTGCCCACCTTATGGCTCCACCCACCTtacagctccacccccacccaccttaTGGCCCTGCCCACCTTACagctccacccacccaccttATGGCCCCGCCCACcttccagccccgccccacccacccacctccttaCTGCCCTGCCCACCTTAGAGCTCCACCCGGCCACCCCCTTATAGCCCTGCACGGTCCCACACCCACTGCCTGCCTCACCGGCCAGCCACTTACCCCAGGCGGCTGCATCCTCAGCAGCTCCGTGGCTTGCTCCGGGCCCAGGCtgagcagctgccagagcccctgggtCAGCAGGAGCCTGTCCAGGATCGTCAGGGGGGGCGAGGGCGGGTCTCCCGCCggggcctggcactggccattcTGCAGCAGACGCTGGAGGCTGCGCACAAACACACGAGAGGCTCTGAAGTGTGGGTGGGCATCAGCCACGCCTTGGGGGTACGTCCAACCAATGAGAGGGTGTGGCGGAGCCTCTGGCTAGCCTCCCATTGGCCGATGCGGCAGCGCTGTCCCGGCTCCTGCTCGTGGAGTTGAATTTAGCGGGGCATGAAAAGCCGTGGCTGGGTGTCCCGGATGCCTAGGTTCTAGctggtggcaggaggtcccagcccagccccacagctcctcagagcagggggaggaagggtggttCTCTACCCCTCTGCCCAAGACACAGACCTCTCTGCACCCATATCTCTGCCTAAGGATCTTAGCAACCACTGGGCCGTCGCTTCAAATACACACGCGTCTAGCATTGAAGGCGCTGGATGGCACTCAGGGCATGTTGGGTCAATCCCCAGCTCCCTGGGTGAGTCACGGCaccctgctgtgcctcagtttccccacttgtaaatgAGTGTCACGCCCCTTCTCCTTTGTCTAGTTAGATGGCAAACTCattgggggcaggaactgtctcttactatgcgtCTGTGCAGGGCCGGGCACAATGGGGGACCCCTGATatctggcgggggggggcggggagggggtgctgctgcactggCATGACAGGGGGATCCTGATCTTTGTTGGGaagggtctgggcagtgcccagcacaatgagggCCCCAAACTTGGTCAGGGAGGTTGGTGCAGCTCCCAGGATAACAGGATCCCCCCAACCTAAGAGGGATCAGTCCAGGTCCTGGCATCATGCGGGGGCAAtcttggttggggggggggttctgtgcAGCGTCgccccctttcccagggctgctctGCCCCCAACTTGGATCCGAAACGTTGCCAAATGGATCCAGACGCTACAGAGAATTGCTTCTCCTGGCGCCAAGCTGCGTGTGGGACGGACAGATGTGCACGCAACTCCCCGTCCTCCTGCGAGTGACGCCTACCCAACCCCACTGGGGAAGGAACTCAGCTCCGCCATGGGctggctccctccctccacccacacacCCTTTGTAACGGCTGAAAAAGCCACCCAACCAGGCtttctttcccccgccccccatggctgATTTCCAGGCCTCTAGGAGCTGGGGGAGGTGaaggccctgccctggggggctccCCGAAGCCAAGGGTGGGGGGGTTAGAAACTTGCAATGGCCTGAACATGCGTTCAAAGGGCTCCCTGCAAAGTGTATAAACTAGGAAGGGGGGGTCCACACACACTCCACCCCCGGCACTCCAGCCTAcacctctcccccctgccccccagaccctgCATACCCATAAACCTTGAAATCCCATCAAACCCACTCCCAGCTCGACCTGGGAAGCACCCAGACTTGTGCATGGGGAAAAAGCAGAACCACGAATGACTGCTTCCTCCAGGAAGGGAACATATCCTTAGCACTgcccctgggcctcagtttcccccatccaCCCCGTCTGGCCCTGGCCTCACTGTCCCCAAACACCCTTTCTTGGGGCCCCCAAAGGAAAAGTTTTGCCATTGGATGTCCTGGACAGCAGAGCGAGGACTGGGACAAGCTGCAAAGCTCAGCACAACCCCACACAGGGGCTGACcaatcccccatccctcccaccaaGGGGGCTAGAACCCAGTTCCCTTTGCCCCAAGGGCTCAAACCCCCCTGACTCTCGAGTTACAGGCGAATCCCCATTGACTGGGGGCAGTATAGGGCATATGACACGCAGGAGCAGCCCTGGtgccatccagcagagggcagtggttgCACATGCACTGTCCGAAGCTTGGCTGGATACAGACTCAGTCCCGCCTCAAGGTTTGTTTACCGGCTATCATTGTCCCCAGCCCCCGAAGGATCGACATCTTCTTCAGCAGACAAGTGAGGCATCCTTTATAGCCCGGCAGCTGTAACTAACCCATCAGCAGAGGCGGCTTGCTCAGAAACCCGTGTCCCAGGATTCATTTAGGCGCCAGATCCCTCTGCAAGGGGAGTAAGCAGGAGACAACTttgtaacgggggggggggggggcgcattgTGAGGGGGGTGTTGCCCCCCCTGCCTGCTGCAGTGTTACTCTCACTCGCATTACCCCTTTCAGCCTCTAGGTGTCTCTGCAaagcaggggcctgtcccctggTTAACAAGAGAGACACAGCGGGCGCGCGAGCTGTGTTGGGGTACATCGCTGCGGGGCGGTTTTCCTCAACGCACCTCTCCTGCTTCCGGAGGACAGTGATTCCATGTGGTGCTACCACTGCCCACGGGCGGGATAACGGGCTCGTAGGATCGGACCCAGCCTGACCCTCTCCGGTCCTAGGCATTGGCTATTCAGCCTGGGAGCGCCTCAGGGC
This is a stretch of genomic DNA from Chelonia mydas isolate rCheMyd1 chromosome 23, rCheMyd1.pri.v2, whole genome shotgun sequence. It encodes these proteins:
- the RINL gene encoding ras and Rab interactor-like protein isoform X1; the protein is MPHLSAEEDVDPSGAGDNDSRLQRLLQNGQCQAPAGDPPSPPLTILDRLLLTQGLWQLLSLGPEQATELLRMQPPGTFLVTGAGSGELKVLSVQSSGEGHQAGAVCRFHIKESGSAVSLEGSQLRFLGLLELVAFLSVSRDVLPLPLRLPAALQHLGRAELNSCAALGMRFWSPPFKPSATGEEEEENMGSSPESPNAPEMSGPACCIRVTSEDGALFIINPLFLSEHSSEGWLPAGVPPPFHLPERGGTIRLKNGQGPGLLDKPPAPADAEMGQLGALEPGKEGEPGKAGDAPPASVKRKLLLRRPAWNMSEDQVSPPPTERQEGPASPHRVSWIEGALDAPWALKKSHSESSLLGARDSLLLPPIPELDSLSVSSVEEEPDAHPATPRKKHQSAALSGRVLHRLSAVGSALTSFLSAERRLAKRVQELTQEPASYVGGLVQNFVGHVLRGGAARHPTSTDLLQEIRQTMSSLKGYLCESSELQDAWEYGDLEDVDLGSLVETALYKCVLKPLRDCIYGQLLEFHSRDGSLQKLRDHQLTMGRQSLAELGVTANVPDAPALERIQAKLVQMHQAYSPKKKEAQLLKACKLIYEAMNHGTGGKEVYGADDFLPVLTYVLVKCDIVSVQLDVEYMMELLDPSQLQGEGGYYLTTWFGALYHISNFQSAMVTRQISLEAQDSIHQWQRRRTIHHNQHSRCRSQDILYVSFQEPFANQKAIPVPAHMTAASVCVVCGKKYGVPNPEAYGLFLVTDSTSRLLAEDSHPQQIRSASLKSHSASSCFVYKLKREEQEAPSEGDGPAPAQEPI
- the RINL gene encoding ras and Rab interactor-like protein isoform X2 translates to MPHLSAEEDVDPSGAGDNDSRLQRLLQNGQCQAPAGDPPSPPLTILDRLLLTQGLWQLLSLGPEQATELLRMQPPGTFLVTGAGSGELKVLSVQSSGEGHQAGAVCRFHIKESGSAVSLEGSQLRFLGLLELVAFLSVSRDVLPLPLRLPAALQHLGRAELNSCAALGMRFWSPPFKPSATGEEEEENMGSSPESPNAPEMSGPACCIRVTSEDGALFIINPLFLSEHSSEGWLPAGVPPPFHLPERGGTIRLKNGQGPGLLDKPPAPADAEMGQLGALEPGKEGEPGKGDAPPASVKRKLLLRRPAWNMSEDQVSPPPTERQEGPASPHRVSWIEGALDAPWALKKSHSESSLLGARDSLLLPPIPELDSLSVSSVEEEPDAHPATPRKKHQSAALSGRVLHRLSAVGSALTSFLSAERRLAKRVQELTQEPASYVGGLVQNFVGHVLRGGAARHPTSTDLLQEIRQTMSSLKGYLCESSELQDAWEYGDLEDVDLGSLVETALYKCVLKPLRDCIYGQLLEFHSRDGSLQKLRDHQLTMGRQSLAELGVTANVPDAPALERIQAKLVQMHQAYSPKKKEAQLLKACKLIYEAMNHGTGGKEVYGADDFLPVLTYVLVKCDIVSVQLDVEYMMELLDPSQLQGEGGYYLTTWFGALYHISNFQSAMVTRQISLEAQDSIHQWQRRRTIHHNQHSRCRSQDILYVSFQEPFANQKAIPVPAHMTAASVCVVCGKKYGVPNPEAYGLFLVTDSTSRLLAEDSHPQQIRSASLKSHSASSCFVYKLKREEQEAPSEGDGPAPAQEPI